From one Trueperella pyogenes genomic stretch:
- a CDS encoding glycine C-acetyltransferase — MYHQMKSALRAELANLREAGLYKEEVPLTGAQSAHIGVENQPLDVLNLCANNYLGLADSPDLIAAAKTALDEWGFGMASVRFICGTQNQHKELEGAITDFLHPGASGWDTILYSSCFDANGGLFEPLFGPEDALISDELNHASIIDGIRLCKARRLRYKNRDMADLEAQLAGSQDCRYRIIATDGVFSMDGYLAPLDEICALAAKYDALVFVDDSHAVGFVGATGAGTPELFGVQDQVDIVTGTLGKALGGASGGYTCARAEIVEILRQKSRPYLFSNSLSPAITGASLRVLEIIRSSGDLLAKLADNTAYFRREMTSRGFDIPDSPHPIVPVMIGDAVTAAKMADEVLARGVYVRAFSYPVVPEGKARIRTQLNAQLTNADLDRVVEAFVAAREAVTA; from the coding sequence ATGTACCACCAGATGAAATCCGCACTCCGCGCCGAGCTGGCTAACTTACGTGAAGCCGGCCTCTACAAGGAAGAGGTGCCTCTCACTGGAGCGCAATCGGCACATATCGGCGTGGAGAATCAGCCCTTAGACGTACTCAACCTTTGTGCGAACAACTACTTGGGTTTGGCTGACTCTCCGGACCTCATAGCCGCCGCGAAAACCGCCCTTGACGAGTGGGGTTTTGGTATGGCTTCCGTCCGTTTCATCTGCGGCACGCAGAACCAGCACAAAGAACTTGAAGGGGCGATCACCGATTTCCTCCATCCTGGCGCATCTGGTTGGGATACCATTTTGTACTCGTCTTGTTTCGACGCCAATGGCGGCCTGTTCGAACCGCTTTTTGGCCCCGAGGATGCACTTATTTCGGATGAACTCAATCACGCGTCTATTATCGACGGCATACGGCTTTGCAAGGCACGGCGTCTTCGCTACAAGAACCGGGACATGGCCGATCTTGAAGCCCAGCTCGCAGGTAGCCAAGATTGCCGTTACCGTATTATCGCCACTGACGGCGTGTTCTCAATGGATGGTTATCTGGCACCTCTGGACGAGATATGCGCGCTAGCTGCCAAATACGATGCGCTGGTCTTCGTTGATGATTCCCATGCAGTAGGTTTCGTGGGTGCCACCGGTGCCGGTACTCCCGAGCTGTTCGGCGTGCAAGACCAAGTGGATATTGTGACTGGCACCTTGGGTAAGGCTCTTGGCGGAGCGTCTGGCGGCTACACGTGTGCACGCGCGGAAATCGTGGAAATATTGCGCCAAAAGTCCAGGCCCTATTTATTTTCTAACTCGCTCTCCCCCGCGATTACCGGTGCGTCACTGCGAGTGCTGGAAATTATTCGCAGCTCGGGAGACTTGCTTGCGAAGCTTGCCGACAATACAGCCTATTTCCGCCGGGAGATGACGTCTCGCGGCTTCGATATACCAGACTCTCCCCACCCGATCGTCCCTGTGATGATAGGGGACGCCGTAACAGCTGCAAAGATGGCCGACGAAGTGCTGGCTCGCGGCGTATATGTGCGTGCCTTTAGCTACCCCGTCGTGCCGGAGGGTAAGGCTCGTATCCGCACGCAATTAAATGCCCAGCTCACAAACGCCGACCTTGATCGTGTGGTTGAGGCATTCGTCGCGGCACGCGAGGCGGTGACTGCCTAG
- the tdh gene encoding L-threonine 3-dehydrogenase: protein MKAIAKTRPDAGLELVELPEPDVGPNEVKIKVARTGICGTDVHIDRWDGWAAKTIRVPRVIGHEFCGTIVELGSAVTGLQVGRFVSGEGHYVCGRCRACLAGRREVCANTQGIGYAVDGAMCEYFTMPASNVWVYPFDIDPDVAAIFDPYGNAVHTALQFPCLAEDVLVSGAGPIGIMAALVAQFQGARNVVLTDLSDERLALAASLGIPQTVNIGNTKLRDVWPELGLKEGFDVGLEMSGSPAALATMIEHMVHGGRIALLGTPTENVELDLSKVIFNMLTLQGVTGRRIFETWYQGTALISAGLDIAGVITHRFHYTDFSEAFRVAGNGTSGKVIMNWED from the coding sequence ATGAAAGCCATCGCAAAGACACGCCCGGATGCCGGATTGGAGCTTGTTGAGCTTCCTGAACCCGACGTCGGGCCTAACGAAGTAAAGATCAAGGTAGCTCGCACCGGCATCTGTGGTACCGATGTTCACATCGACCGGTGGGACGGTTGGGCCGCAAAGACGATACGCGTTCCACGGGTGATCGGCCATGAGTTTTGTGGCACGATCGTAGAACTTGGCTCGGCGGTCACCGGCCTCCAGGTCGGGCGATTCGTCTCTGGCGAAGGGCACTATGTGTGCGGACGTTGTCGTGCCTGCCTAGCTGGGCGTCGTGAGGTATGCGCCAACACGCAAGGTATCGGATACGCCGTTGACGGCGCCATGTGTGAGTACTTCACCATGCCCGCAAGCAACGTGTGGGTCTATCCCTTCGATATTGATCCAGATGTGGCTGCGATCTTCGACCCCTACGGCAACGCCGTTCACACCGCGTTACAGTTTCCCTGCCTAGCGGAGGATGTGCTCGTCTCCGGTGCCGGCCCTATCGGCATCATGGCTGCCTTAGTCGCCCAGTTCCAAGGTGCCCGCAACGTCGTCCTCACAGACCTCTCTGACGAACGGCTAGCACTTGCCGCATCTTTAGGGATTCCGCAAACGGTAAATATTGGCAATACAAAGCTGCGCGACGTGTGGCCCGAACTCGGTTTGAAAGAAGGCTTCGACGTCGGTCTTGAGATGTCTGGCTCTCCTGCCGCGCTAGCAACAATGATCGAACACATGGTTCACGGTGGCCGCATCGCGCTCCTAGGCACGCCTACAGAGAACGTCGAACTAGATCTGAGCAAGGTCATTTTCAACATGCTCACTCTACAAGGCGTCACCGGTCGGCGTATCTTCGAAACGTGGTATCAAGGTACCGCACTCATTTCAGCCGGGCTCGATATCGCCGGCGTCATCACTCACCGCTTCCACTACACCGATTTTTCCGAAGCTTTCCGCGTCGCGGGCAACGGAACGTCGGGCAAGGTCATTATGAATTGGGAGGATTAA
- a CDS encoding carbohydrate ABC transporter permease — MSKRSATKPSLHSQRRFLPVHILLLLGGAFMVFPFVYQILMSLSTNTEIQQIPPSFIPATWQFSNYMEVFTRLPFLQQFGVSLFITLLRVIAQLILCSLAGYAFARMRFPLRGVLFGLLLAILMVPGQSYLIGQYQIIRAFGLLETPWGIVLPGVISAFGVFLMRQSFINLPVELEEAARLDGCNPWQTFWRVMFPLAHPGLFALAITTTLWSWNDLLWPLIVTTREESMPLSVGIATLAGQHSSEYALMMAASVMAMAPIFVLFFSMQKRVIAGLATSGLKG, encoded by the coding sequence ATGTCTAAGCGCTCTGCTACCAAGCCCTCGCTACATTCGCAGCGACGATTCTTACCGGTGCATATCCTGTTGCTTCTCGGCGGGGCATTCATGGTATTTCCGTTCGTCTACCAGATTCTCATGTCTCTTTCGACGAACACTGAGATTCAGCAGATCCCACCCTCGTTCATCCCCGCTACCTGGCAGTTCTCCAATTACATGGAGGTGTTTACTCGACTCCCATTTTTGCAACAGTTCGGTGTTTCACTGTTCATTACCCTCCTGCGCGTGATTGCCCAACTCATCCTCTGCTCGCTAGCCGGGTACGCTTTCGCCCGCATGCGTTTCCCGTTGAGAGGCGTACTTTTCGGCCTGTTATTGGCCATTCTCATGGTTCCGGGTCAGTCCTACTTGATCGGCCAATACCAAATCATTCGCGCGTTTGGCCTGTTGGAGACCCCGTGGGGTATCGTGTTACCCGGAGTAATCTCGGCATTTGGCGTATTTTTAATGCGCCAGTCCTTTATCAACCTCCCGGTAGAGTTAGAAGAGGCAGCGCGGCTCGATGGTTGTAATCCGTGGCAGACATTTTGGAGGGTAATGTTCCCATTAGCCCACCCAGGTCTGTTTGCTCTTGCGATCACGACGACGCTGTGGTCATGGAACGATTTGCTGTGGCCGCTGATCGTGACGACACGTGAGGAGTCCATGCCGTTAAGCGTCGGGATCGCTACTCTGGCAGGTCAACATTCCAGCGAGTACGCTTTAATGATGGCGGCTTCAGTAATGGCTATGGCGCCTATCTTTGTATTGTTCTTCAGCATGCAAAAGCGTGTGATCGCAGGGTTGGCCACATCAGGGCTAAAAGGTTAA
- a CDS encoding carbohydrate ABC transporter permease: protein MMRVATNAAATPRPSSKTEKTGRRKYPTSVGYWPWAFIGLLMLGVAVFYYYPIVKNIVTSFQQTNAFGGNPQWVGLANYEKLLTRPDLFSAIGNTLLYTGIVLLGIPIAVLIASMIELPGLKYKGLYRAMYFMPYLAMPMAVAQVWKIIYNGHFGLLNQFLRAIGIQDPPFWLTSPGWVMLAVASFGLWGSIGFNVIICSAGLKTIPKELYEAAAIDGASSWQQFRKITIPLLSPSIFFLTIMTTIGGFQLFDGLYALLGGTGNPAEPSSRSLVYLFYTEAFVNNDPGLGAAVAIVILCFVAAVTAIQFLVQKKWVHYV from the coding sequence ATGATGCGAGTAGCGACGAATGCTGCGGCCACGCCGCGCCCTAGCTCCAAGACAGAGAAGACGGGTCGTCGTAAGTATCCAACGAGCGTGGGGTACTGGCCGTGGGCCTTCATCGGCTTGCTTATGTTGGGGGTGGCGGTGTTTTACTACTACCCGATAGTAAAAAATATCGTCACCTCCTTCCAGCAAACTAACGCCTTCGGTGGCAATCCTCAGTGGGTGGGATTGGCTAACTACGAAAAACTATTGACACGACCCGATCTTTTCTCGGCCATCGGTAACACACTCCTGTACACGGGAATCGTGCTCCTTGGTATCCCCATTGCCGTACTGATCGCGTCCATGATCGAACTGCCTGGGCTGAAGTATAAGGGATTGTACCGGGCGATGTATTTTATGCCGTATCTGGCAATGCCGATGGCCGTGGCCCAGGTGTGGAAGATCATTTACAACGGACACTTCGGGCTGCTTAACCAGTTCCTGCGCGCTATTGGCATCCAAGATCCGCCATTTTGGCTCACGAGCCCCGGATGGGTCATGCTCGCGGTCGCATCATTCGGGCTGTGGGGATCGATCGGCTTCAATGTCATCATCTGCTCCGCCGGTTTAAAAACGATTCCGAAAGAGCTCTACGAGGCAGCCGCAATTGACGGCGCTTCCTCCTGGCAGCAGTTCCGCAAAATCACCATCCCGCTGTTGTCTCCATCAATCTTTTTCCTCACTATCATGACAACAATTGGTGGCTTTCAACTATTTGATGGCCTTTACGCCCTACTCGGCGGCACAGGTAATCCAGCTGAGCCCAGCTCCCGTTCTCTCGTATACCTTTTCTACACGGAAGCCTTCGTCAACAATGACCCGGGCCTTGGTGCAGCGGTAGCAATCGTCATCTTGTGCTTCGTCGCCGCCGTCACGGCCATCCAATTCCTGGTCCAGAAGAAGTGGGTGCACTATGTCTAA
- a CDS encoding ABC transporter substrate-binding protein, translating into MKRRSFLAGMVLSCLVLASCQAGAGGSDTQTISADSQAELTLFYWDKNQTKTVEDNIKRFNEEYPNIKVTTNLAGYSDYWKKLRTQAQGDELPDVFWMNGPNIQLYASNGMLEPLDEVTRLGIDWANYPQALVDLYTFEGKHYGIPKDFDTIAVWYNKKIFEQAGVDLPKSGWTWKDFHDTAKAISNWGKDQGIYGCALSFAENQSTYYNTIPQAGGFFLKDGKSGFDDPASIEGLKVLADWAADGSIAPVDVVTDLKANNMFKTGKAAMLWAGDWQTPDFAESFIGKESDYDIIELPRQQKQATVIHGLSWAVSQKSTNKAAAKALAAWMGSEESQKVEAKNGTAIPAFNGTQDSWVRSAPAWNLQAYIDAASYAVPYPVSKNTTAWEDRQNEVLLPGFSGKKSIEEVANEFATLHNEALAKEQ; encoded by the coding sequence ATGAAACGACGCAGTTTCCTCGCCGGAATGGTGCTGAGCTGTCTTGTTCTGGCTAGTTGCCAAGCAGGAGCTGGAGGCTCAGATACCCAGACAATTTCAGCCGATTCACAAGCCGAGCTTACGCTCTTTTACTGGGACAAGAATCAGACAAAGACCGTCGAAGACAACATCAAACGATTCAACGAGGAATACCCCAATATCAAGGTCACCACGAACCTGGCCGGATACAGCGACTATTGGAAGAAGCTACGCACTCAAGCTCAAGGCGACGAGTTGCCTGACGTGTTTTGGATGAATGGCCCCAACATTCAGCTTTATGCGAGCAACGGCATGCTAGAACCGCTCGACGAGGTTACACGCCTTGGTATTGACTGGGCCAATTATCCCCAAGCCCTCGTTGATCTCTACACTTTTGAGGGCAAGCACTACGGTATCCCGAAGGACTTTGACACGATTGCCGTATGGTACAACAAGAAGATCTTCGAACAGGCTGGCGTGGATCTGCCGAAGAGCGGGTGGACGTGGAAGGATTTCCACGACACAGCGAAAGCTATCTCCAACTGGGGTAAGGATCAAGGCATCTACGGATGCGCCCTGTCATTTGCCGAAAACCAATCCACGTATTACAACACGATCCCCCAAGCTGGAGGATTTTTCCTCAAAGATGGCAAGTCGGGCTTCGATGATCCCGCATCTATCGAGGGACTCAAGGTGTTAGCAGACTGGGCTGCCGACGGCAGTATCGCACCTGTCGATGTGGTTACGGATCTCAAGGCCAACAACATGTTCAAAACTGGAAAGGCCGCAATGCTCTGGGCTGGCGACTGGCAGACTCCGGATTTTGCCGAATCATTCATAGGCAAGGAATCCGACTACGACATCATCGAGCTTCCACGGCAACAAAAACAGGCAACTGTCATTCACGGCCTATCCTGGGCCGTCTCACAGAAATCAACCAATAAGGCCGCCGCCAAAGCGCTGGCAGCTTGGATGGGTAGCGAAGAGTCCCAGAAGGTTGAAGCAAAAAATGGCACCGCTATCCCGGCTTTCAATGGCACTCAAGATTCGTGGGTTCGCTCCGCCCCCGCGTGGAACTTGCAGGCCTACATTGATGCCGCCAGCTACGCCGTACCCTACCCGGTATCGAAAAACACGACGGCGTGGGAAGATCGGCAAAACGAAGTCCTCCTTCCCGGATTCTCTGGCAAAAAGTCAATCGAAGAAGTTGCCAACGAGTTCGCTACCTTGCATAACGAAGCGCTCGCCAAGGAGCAATGA
- a CDS encoding ROK family protein has translation MTNRRGEDMPNRAARTQAVLSALRSLREATKTTLAEECAMSRPTVAAILDDLERLGVVTSVDSSADGGRPAQHYGFTPRPGIVLAVDIRRESILATAATIDGHVVGTNLNHLDPTSREKRFRTVTDFLSSFLAPLNRSFGPLLSATVSTTGIVDDEGTIVRSDLVPQWAGFPLAQSLTDQLGCPVRVENDINASAYAEYSCHAAEHAIDPDDDLLYLSFTRGLLAGLVLGGNIHRGYASNAGEITDVLGDLTPGGTLTDSPQWAANTVTLIGPLCLVIDPRLVVITPPQGSGPEAITDLEAMFNRLRPLAAPPLQLAASTLGSAAACIGALALAIRDADVALIGTAPAIPTTLHGLDTVIAASKKGNRIPMRNTNTDDATPLRVGVVGVGARAPLALNAESCLIPAKIVAACEPHALARQRVRERLQRDPASIAVTSTVTELIDSGVDVAFVTSPDDTHAAVTCELLEAGVAVYLEKPLAITLEDATRILATAHRTGTKLYLGHNMRHMNVVRKMRDLIREGRIGQVKAIWCRHFVGSGGDFYFKDWHATREHGTGLLLQKAAHDIDVMHWLAGAHTTDVVGMGDLMVYGDVTDRADHSDELMGDWFSMENWPPLSQQGLNKVIDVEDLSMMFMRMNSGVLASYQQCHFTPDYWRNYTVIGTEGRIENFGDGEGGVIKLWNKRTTYNADGDEQFPIRGDAHGHSDADKLIVDEFLRFVTQGTHTDTNPLGAWYAVAAGIQATESLRDGSTPRKVPELPDELVTYFTNNQVK, from the coding sequence ATGACCAACCGCCGCGGGGAAGATATGCCGAACCGCGCTGCCCGCACCCAAGCCGTGCTCTCTGCCCTGCGGTCGTTACGCGAAGCAACAAAGACCACACTCGCTGAGGAATGCGCCATGTCTCGCCCAACAGTGGCAGCTATCCTTGACGATCTAGAACGTCTCGGAGTGGTTACCAGCGTGGATTCTTCAGCCGACGGTGGCCGCCCAGCCCAACATTATGGTTTTACGCCACGCCCAGGCATCGTGCTAGCCGTCGATATCCGCCGCGAATCGATCCTGGCTACCGCCGCCACGATTGACGGACACGTAGTTGGAACCAACCTCAATCACCTTGACCCCACATCGCGTGAGAAGCGCTTCAGAACCGTCACCGACTTCCTCTCATCCTTTCTTGCCCCGCTAAACCGATCTTTCGGACCGCTCCTAAGCGCGACAGTTTCCACCACCGGAATCGTCGACGATGAAGGCACCATCGTGCGCAGTGACCTCGTGCCGCAATGGGCAGGGTTTCCTCTCGCGCAATCCCTCACGGATCAGTTGGGCTGCCCTGTGCGTGTGGAGAACGATATCAACGCCTCCGCTTACGCCGAGTACAGCTGCCATGCGGCAGAGCACGCGATCGACCCCGACGACGACCTTCTCTATCTCAGCTTCACCCGCGGCCTTCTCGCGGGGCTGGTATTGGGCGGCAACATCCATCGCGGGTACGCCAGCAACGCCGGTGAGATCACCGACGTGCTCGGCGACCTCACGCCCGGTGGTACCCTCACGGATTCACCGCAGTGGGCGGCGAATACCGTTACCCTCATTGGCCCGCTCTGTCTAGTCATTGACCCGCGACTCGTCGTCATTACACCACCCCAAGGAAGCGGGCCAGAAGCGATCACCGACCTAGAAGCGATGTTTAATCGTCTCCGTCCGCTAGCAGCGCCACCGCTACAGCTGGCCGCCAGCACGCTCGGCTCAGCAGCCGCCTGTATCGGCGCACTCGCCCTCGCTATCCGAGACGCAGACGTCGCACTCATCGGCACTGCCCCAGCAATTCCCACCACCCTACACGGGCTAGACACCGTCATTGCCGCATCCAAAAAAGGAAACCGAATCCCCATGAGGAACACCAATACGGATGATGCCACGCCGTTACGCGTCGGCGTAGTGGGAGTCGGCGCCAGAGCGCCTCTCGCACTCAACGCCGAGTCCTGCCTCATCCCCGCCAAGATCGTCGCCGCATGCGAACCACACGCACTAGCCCGCCAGCGTGTCCGCGAGCGCCTGCAACGTGATCCTGCAAGCATCGCGGTGACGTCTACCGTGACAGAACTAATTGACTCTGGCGTTGACGTAGCATTCGTCACCTCACCTGACGATACTCATGCCGCCGTCACTTGCGAGCTCCTTGAAGCCGGAGTAGCGGTCTATCTAGAAAAACCGCTGGCCATCACCCTGGAGGATGCCACCCGCATCCTCGCCACAGCCCACCGCACCGGCACTAAACTGTATCTAGGTCACAATATGCGCCATATGAACGTCGTGCGCAAGATGCGCGACCTCATCCGCGAAGGGCGCATAGGTCAGGTGAAAGCCATCTGGTGCCGTCACTTCGTCGGCTCAGGCGGCGACTTCTACTTCAAAGACTGGCACGCCACCCGCGAGCACGGAACCGGGCTACTCCTTCAAAAGGCCGCCCACGACATAGACGTGATGCACTGGCTAGCTGGGGCCCATACCACCGACGTAGTGGGTATGGGCGACCTCATGGTCTACGGTGATGTCACCGACCGCGCCGACCACTCCGACGAGCTGATGGGCGACTGGTTCTCGATGGAGAACTGGCCTCCGCTCAGTCAACAGGGTCTCAATAAGGTTATCGACGTAGAAGATCTCTCGATGATGTTTATGCGCATGAACTCGGGTGTGCTGGCAAGTTACCAGCAGTGCCATTTCACCCCCGACTACTGGCGTAACTACACCGTCATCGGCACCGAGGGGCGCATCGAAAATTTCGGCGACGGCGAAGGCGGCGTCATCAAACTGTGGAATAAGCGCACCACCTACAACGCCGACGGCGATGAACAGTTCCCCATCCGCGGTGACGCGCATGGCCACTCGGATGCGGACAAGCTCATCGTTGACGAGTTTCTCCGCTTCGTCACTCAAGGTACCCACACCGACACCAACCCGCTCGGTGCCTGGTACGCCGTTGCCGCGGGGATCCAGGCAACGGAATCTCTACGCGATGGTTCAACACCCCGGAAGGTTCCCGAGCTACCCGACGAACTTGTCACTTATTTCACCAACAATCAAGTCAAATAA
- the gndA gene encoding NADP-dependent phosphogluconate dehydrogenase: MTFTAPTAIADIGVTGLGVMGANLARNLARNGFKVAVHNRSIGRTQRLIADHGAEGEFFPAESVENFVASLSTPRVAIIMVQAGPPTDAVIEQLATYMDPGDIIVDCGNSQYQDTRRREASLRERGLHFVGAGVSGGEEGALLGPAIMPGGTVESYDRLGPMFEAIAAKADGEPCCTHVGPDGAGHFVKMVHNGIEYADMQLIAEAYDIMRTLGMSAPEIGGVFAEWNTGDLESYLIDVTAEVLRHEDAKTGRAFVDILVDRASQKGTGAWTVQTAAALGVPVTGIAEATFARSLSGSVAQRAAAAQTLPGHAEELTVADRTAFIEDVRRALYASKMVAYSQGFELIRAASDEYGWGVKLGEMAKIWRAGCIIRARFLDRITEAYTRDAELPLLLADEFFVDAINDAVPAWRRVVTAAFGAGIPVPAFASSLAYYDGVRAPRSSAALIQAQRDFFGSHTYQRVDMDGTFHTRWSADRAEEQWD, encoded by the coding sequence ATGACTTTCACCGCCCCAACAGCGATCGCAGACATCGGCGTCACAGGCCTCGGCGTGATGGGTGCCAACCTTGCCCGTAACCTCGCCCGCAACGGATTCAAGGTGGCCGTTCACAACCGCTCGATTGGCCGCACGCAGCGCCTGATCGCCGACCACGGCGCCGAGGGCGAGTTCTTCCCTGCCGAGTCTGTGGAGAATTTCGTGGCGAGCCTGTCCACTCCACGCGTGGCTATCATCATGGTTCAAGCCGGCCCGCCCACCGACGCCGTCATCGAGCAACTCGCCACCTACATGGATCCGGGCGACATCATCGTGGATTGCGGCAATTCACAGTATCAAGACACCCGACGTCGGGAAGCTTCCCTGCGCGAGCGCGGCCTGCACTTCGTGGGAGCTGGCGTCTCTGGAGGCGAGGAGGGCGCACTGCTCGGCCCGGCGATCATGCCCGGTGGCACGGTCGAATCCTACGATCGTCTCGGCCCCATGTTCGAGGCTATCGCAGCGAAGGCCGACGGCGAGCCCTGCTGCACGCACGTCGGCCCCGATGGAGCGGGCCACTTTGTAAAGATGGTTCACAACGGCATCGAATATGCGGACATGCAGCTCATCGCCGAGGCGTACGACATCATGCGCACGCTCGGGATGAGCGCCCCCGAAATTGGCGGGGTCTTTGCCGAATGGAACACCGGCGATCTGGAGTCCTACCTCATTGATGTCACGGCTGAGGTGTTGCGGCATGAAGATGCCAAGACTGGCCGCGCTTTCGTGGACATCCTCGTCGACCGGGCTTCACAGAAGGGCACGGGCGCATGGACTGTCCAAACGGCGGCCGCCCTCGGCGTACCCGTCACCGGCATCGCCGAGGCGACGTTCGCCCGTTCCCTATCGGGTTCCGTTGCCCAGCGAGCCGCTGCCGCACAGACCCTCCCCGGCCACGCCGAGGAACTGACGGTCGCCGATCGCACCGCCTTTATTGAAGACGTTCGCCGCGCTCTCTACGCCTCGAAGATGGTGGCCTATTCGCAAGGATTCGAGCTCATTCGCGCGGCCTCCGACGAATACGGGTGGGGCGTCAAGCTCGGCGAGATGGCCAAGATTTGGCGGGCTGGCTGCATCATCCGTGCCCGCTTCCTCGATCGCATCACCGAGGCCTACACGCGCGACGCCGAGCTCCCCCTTCTGCTCGCCGACGAGTTCTTTGTGGACGCGATCAACGACGCCGTCCCAGCCTGGCGCCGCGTTGTAACCGCTGCGTTCGGGGCGGGGATCCCAGTGCCGGCTTTCGCTTCGTCGCTGGCGTATTACGACGGCGTGCGGGCGCCTCGTTCGTCGGCTGCGCTCATCCAGGCACAGCGCGATTTCTTCGGTTCACACACCTATCAGCGCGTAGATATGGATGGCACGTTCCACACGAGGTGGTCGGCGGATCGCGCTGAAGAGCAGTGGGACTAG
- a CDS encoding siderophore ABC transporter substrate-binding protein, with protein sequence MHLPKALKVAALAVASALALSSCSSATTSQTPKSTQTSALASNTGDFPRTVTHSAGETTIKARPESIVVLDMAALDTIDALGAGDRVVGTATSAVPTWLKDKEGIDYSALTSVGSLKEPDMEAIAKLKPDLVVIGNRSAKYYEEFSKNFTTIDATHSWKVSDYSATVPKNVEMVAKAIGADAKGTSAAEAIRTKLAGYTGAAKDKGNALVVMTSAGELSLHDRGSRWAPIWDVFGFGEAYKKATPDEGHKGDKVSFETIKEINPDWMFVVDRDAAIGKVNPGQTAAQVLDNELVKATNAAKNNRIVYLTPERWYIVMTGATNFPAMLDEIADAIQ encoded by the coding sequence ATGCATCTGCCCAAGGCTTTGAAGGTCGCGGCTCTCGCGGTCGCAAGTGCCCTCGCCCTGAGCTCCTGCTCGTCCGCAACCACATCGCAAACACCAAAATCCACACAAACTTCGGCCCTCGCTTCCAATACAGGCGACTTCCCGCGAACCGTCACCCATTCGGCGGGCGAGACCACGATCAAGGCCCGCCCGGAGTCCATCGTTGTACTCGACATGGCCGCACTGGACACCATCGACGCCCTCGGCGCTGGTGACCGCGTCGTCGGCACCGCCACTTCCGCAGTACCCACCTGGCTCAAAGACAAGGAGGGCATCGACTACTCCGCCCTGACCTCCGTCGGATCGCTCAAGGAGCCGGATATGGAGGCTATCGCTAAACTGAAGCCGGACCTCGTCGTCATCGGCAACCGCTCCGCCAAATACTACGAAGAATTCTCCAAGAATTTCACCACCATCGACGCCACCCACTCGTGGAAGGTCAGTGACTACTCGGCCACCGTGCCGAAGAATGTGGAAATGGTCGCGAAGGCCATCGGCGCCGACGCCAAGGGCACAAGCGCCGCTGAAGCCATCCGCACCAAGCTCGCTGGCTACACCGGAGCTGCGAAAGATAAGGGCAACGCGCTGGTGGTCATGACCAGCGCCGGTGAGCTTTCCCTCCACGACCGCGGCTCGCGCTGGGCTCCCATCTGGGACGTCTTCGGGTTTGGTGAAGCCTACAAGAAGGCAACGCCCGACGAGGGCCATAAGGGCGACAAGGTCTCCTTTGAAACGATCAAGGAGATTAACCCGGATTGGATGTTCGTCGTGGATCGCGACGCTGCCATCGGCAAGGTCAACCCTGGTCAAACCGCAGCTCAAGTGCTCGATAACGAGCTCGTCAAGGCAACCAACGCTGCCAAGAATAACCGCATCGTTTACCTGACCCCGGAGCGCTGGTACATCGTCATGACTGGCGCGACGAACTTCCCGGCCATGCTCGACGAAATCGCTGATGCAATCCAGTAA